AGCCCCCCGTCGCCCTGCGCCTCTCTGCCCCTGCCCGGGAGTGGATGGCCCTGGTGTACCGAGCCATGCGGGACGGCGCCGTCCCCGACGTCCTCCTGGTCCCCGTGGGCATCGCCTACGACATGGTCCCCGGCGGTTTGCACCGGGAAGGAGCGGTGAGAGGTCTTGCCGGCGCGGGTGCACCACCCAAATCGCCGTGTGCCTCCCCGGGGAGCAGCGTTCGCCCCCATCACCCCATTAATGCTTTgatcccctctcctcccagcacagcggtcggcccctcggcctcggcgCTTGCCTCTGGGCGGCGTGGCAGGCCATGCGCCGAAACCTTGGCTGCGCCCGCGTGGACTTCGCCCAGCCCTTCTCCTTACAGGTACGGCAGTGGGGTTTCCAGCCGGGGCTCCTGGCTGGATCCATCCCGGCCCTGGAGGGTTTATTGCTGTGATGTTGGAGGCTGTGGGTTGGACTGAAGGGTTTGGGGTGGCTGGAGGGGATCCGGTGTTCCCCAGGGGATCCGGTGAGCCCACCTTTAGGGGAAgctggggggtgctgggacAGTGGGGCAGCGCTCGTGTGCCCTGGGGATCCAAGGGATCAAGCTAGCTTGTTGGTGCCGAGGGCTACGACCACCGACAGGCTCGTTTGTCCTCACTCCCAGGAGTTTGCGGCCAAAAACCTCATCAGGCAGAGCTGCACGGGGAAGCCGCTGGAGGAGCCGCTGCTGCCCACCGTCCTCGGCACGTGGTAAGCAGGAGCCGAGCCTCGGGGCAGCGTCTTGTCTCCGACgtctgctcccagccccgcttcCTCATGCCTCTCGCCCCGTTTTCTCCAGTCCCAGCCAGCTGGACGGCAAGAAGGTAGAGATTTGGAGTCCCGGCCCTGCAACAGCTGCCGGCTTagaggcagaagaggaaatACTGCTGACCAAGCTGGGCCTGCACTGCCTGAGCGGTGAGGGGTCTGCTGGGGCAGGCGGGAGTCCGTCCTCCAGTTGTCTGCCTGTCCGTGCAGGGCTGCGGGTCAGCCACGCTCGCCCGGTCCTGCCAGGGTCACCCCTCGTGACGGCCTCTCCGTGCTCCCGCTGGCACGGAGGCGGCTGTGCCGTTACCGGTTATTTTGGCGTGCTGCGGTGATGCCGCCAGCGGGGTGATGGCGGCCTGGCAGCACGTGTTCCCCGGCTGGAAATGAAGAGTGTGAACAActggggggtggcgggggggagCAAAGCACCCCAGCACCCGCTGGGTGGCATCCCTTGGGATGTCACCACCGCtgcccttctcttccccttggGCTCGGGGTGGGGGGCGAATCGCCCGATGGCTAACGAGCGTCTCCCGCTCCCTTGCAGACAGCGTTGCCTGCTCCGCCGTCATGGCTGTGGGGATCACGTCCGCGCTGCTGCTGCACAAGCACCGGGAGGTGAGACGAGGAGGTGTCcaggtttcttttccttttggagcAAGATTTCCAGAGGCTCCcccccctcatcctcctcttcctccagggCGTCTTCCTCTCCCGGTTGATGCGGGACTTcgcctggctgctggaggagatCCTGCTGCGCCAGCGCGACGTGGGCTTCTCAGGGCAGCTCCGCGCCCTGGTGCAGCACAGCCTCGTCCTGCTCAGGGCCCACCTCACCCTCTATCGCCTGTCCCCCATTGGTGACATCCTGGTGGTCCCTGAGGCCTCGGCGGAGACCCTGAGGGAGCTGGCTCACCACAGCGCTGCCATCCTGCCCGTCTTCGCCAGCGAGGCGGTGGGAGGTGAGGAGCGAGGCGTGGGGCATCGGTGACACCAGGGATCGGTGACACAGGGGGAATTGGTGACACCGCTTTCCCGGCAGCTTGTGCCATCCATGCCTtgctgctggagatgctgcCCTTCTTGGGAGCGACTGTCGGACCCTCTGGCATCGTGCTCAGCCAGGATGAGCTGCTCCGCAAGACCCTGGAGCTGCTCCGGCTGCTGCCCCCAAATCTCCTGGGGCTCCAGGTAGGGGCTGGCGGCGCAGGGTGGCACTGCCATCGCGTGGAAGTGGCCTGTCACCGCTGCCTGCGTGGCTGTGGGGAGGtgcagctccctgccagcccctttcctcctctcccccagccctgccagcccctcgACTGCCGGAGCCAGGACATCGTGGACAAGCTCCTCCTGTGTGGGCTGCTGGAGACTGAAGAGGTGGGTgtcccccccgggaccccctcCCCGCGCTGGGGATGGGTGGCTCAGCCCTTACTGCACCCTCTGGTCTTGGCTGGGAAGGGGACGAGGAACCGGGGTCCCTGCGGGGTGGCGTCAAAGGTCCCCGCACCCGGCTTTTCCCCACAGCCGGAGAGCGAGCGCTGGGTCTGCGACTTGGCCCCACGGCCCTTCTGCAAGCGACGGCCCTGGGCAGGGATGGACTTCACCGACAGCGACAGTGACAGCGAGGACGAGGTCCCCAAGCGCTGTTTCAAGGTACTTGGGGTGTCCCCCGACGCACCCCAGCTGCCTCAGTGGCAGGGTGAGGATGGTCTCACCAAACTCTGCCTTCCCCCGTCCAGCTCAGCGAGCCCCAGGGCTCACCCggcttcctcctcttcctctgccggCTCCTGAACCCCGTGCTGAGGACCTACGCCAAAGCGGTGGCTTTCCTGGACCGACCCAGCTGGCCCCAGCCCGGTAGGACCCCCCTGGGGTGGGCAACCGCTTCTCCAACCGCACCAGCCCCGCCTTGGCTTGGCtcttggggaaactgaggcacagccgAAGCTGCCTTGCAGCCCTGGCTCTGCACTGAGACCGGAGAggggctgtgcccccccagGAGTCTGActcccccctctctccccaacCCCAGAGACAGCCTACGTGGAGGCGCTGCTGCAATTCCTGGCCGAGGAGGGCGGTTTTGGTGAGTCGGGGTGGGGGACAGATGGGGCGTCCCCCCTGATTTGGGGTCAGCACCCCCCCCCAAAGCCGGGCTGTGGGTGCCCAGAGGGTGGGATGCGGGTGCTCCCTCCGGGATTTCTCTCCCTCCAGAGTTCCCCAATAGGAGCGTGGCCCTCAGCTCTCTGCAGACCTTCAAGGAGATGGGGGTAAGCGTGGccaggctctgccagccccccccggcctcgaggtgccccccaccccggtgacgctgctctccctccccaggtgTTGGAGGAGGTGCGGACCCCCGCCGGACCCCTGCTCCACCTCGCCCAGCCTTTCCGCTCCAGCGCGAGCCAGGGAAAGCTGGAAGCCTTCATCCAGCAGTTCACCCAGCCGTAGCCGCCGTGCCGATAAACCTGGGAGCAGGTACCTGACCCGGCTCGTGGATTTATTGAATCCCACGGGAcccagtgtgtgtgtgtggggggaagGCAGCTGAATCGGGGCGAGATTTGGCGTCTCCGTCTTCACACCACCTTGTTGCGGATGGCGCCCAGCTCCTCGATCTCGCACTGCACCTCGTCTCCTCTCTGCGAGGGGCAGGGAGATGCTGGCAGCCCCCCCCTCACCTTGTCCCCCACGGGGTCCTTTACGTCCCCGCTCTGG
The nucleotide sequence above comes from Gavia stellata isolate bGavSte3 unplaced genomic scaffold, bGavSte3.hap2 HAP2_SCAFFOLD_259, whole genome shotgun sequence. Encoded proteins:
- the GPAT2 gene encoding glycerol-3-phosphate acyltransferase 2, mitochondrial translates to MVLWGSEHGPVELNMGLGIWVWFYGAGHDRVGLGQAGFVPSFPPPCLSFPPQMKTWVCDSGQKLEIFIPFLGKYRPFSGRCCQTCTPKSWDGFYHKQLSSLGFRNAIRVTEEDTRYRGWLVRRVCGFLAVWDWKVPADTPGDLPARICRSKRVRDVTTGRSRGSRGDGESHRRWKEKILKILAEIQAPLSLLMLRLFHWALLKLLNRLFLSVQLHRGQLEMVLRAARTPGVPLVFLSTHKSQLDGLLLSFLLFSQGLGVPRVTVGGQVCSPRLRALLSRLGGIFLPSRMEQTPSNRDEGLPGAVLATYVEEVLRSRQPLLIFLEEPPVALRLSAPAREWMALVYRAMRDGAVPDVLLVPVGIAYDMVPGGLHREGAHSGRPLGLGACLWAAWQAMRRNLGCARVDFAQPFSLQEFAAKNLIRQSCTGKPLEEPLLPTVLGTCPSQLDGKKVEIWSPGPATAAGLEAEEEILLTKLGLHCLSDSVACSAVMAVGITSALLLHKHREGVFLSRLMRDFAWLLEEILLRQRDVGFSGQLRALVQHSLVLLRAHLTLYRLSPIGDILVVPEASAETLRELAHHSAAILPVFASEAVGACAIHALLLEMLPFLGATVGPSGIVLSQDELLRKTLELLRLLPPNLLGLQPCQPLDCRSQDIVDKLLLCGLLETEEPESERWVCDLAPRPFCKRRPWAGMDFTDSDSDSEDEVPKRCFKLSEPQGSPGFLLFLCRLLNPVLRTYAKAVAFLDRPSWPQPETAYVEALLQFLAEEGEFPNRSVALSSLQTFKEMGVLEEVRTPAGPLLHLAQPFRSSASQGKLEAFIQQFTQP